AGCTTCAACTTTCCAGGGCTTCTCTTGGAGCCTCTAATGCTCCATACCCTTTCCAAGGTCAGAGCCTCCGCAGCACTGTTCCCACCCTCTCACACATGTCCCTCCTTGCCCACTCCTGGAGCTGGAAACTCCCCTGCATCCTGCAGATCTCAGCTTGAACATCACTTTCTCAGAAAAGCCTTCCCTGCTGGTGGGAACCAGGTTGCATCTCAGCTGAAGTATCTCATCGCCTCTTCCTCTTTTCATGCATGGAACTCACCCACTGTCTGTGATACTAATTTGTGTCGTCATTTGCTGAGTGTCTCTGTCTTCCACCTGCTTGGAAAGTCCCACGAGGAGGGAGGAGAGCATGTGTTATTACTCTAATCCCTGCATCCGGCACCCTGCCTTCTACTCACGGTAGAATCCAAATGTTTGTTCTAAGATATGTTCTTCCATTTGAATGTCATGTGTCCCTTTGGTCCCAGAGGTGGCGATGGCTCTGCTGTAATGGGTCCCAGGGTTCTATCCATCTATCCCTTGTTCTTTCCCCACACCCTGCACACACCTCCTCAAACTATCCCAGAGTTAGGGAGTCACTTGTTTCCTGCTGGGGCCCTCACTAATACAGGTAAGAATTAGAGGGGGGAAAAGAACCAACAAAACAATTCATGGTTCAGATAAATGCATAGAGAGGATTAAATactcttaaaaaacatttaaatattttcatctaaATTTCTAAATAGCACAGTTGCTAAGCATTTACCTGAGAATTAGATGCATATTTGAGGAATAGAGTCaggatatagtgtattattaggggggaaaaaagcacaaTTCGGTTCTTACAAAGCATGCTCCAAGTGAGGCGCAACCAGGGGAGAGGATCCAGATGCCCAACTGTGTCCCAACTGCTCCTGTCTCAGGGGCccgaaatctgaaatcaaggtgtcagcagggccatccTCCCTTTGAAGactccaggggagggtccttcctcatctctcccGGCTACTGGTAGTTGCTGGTGATCCTCGGCCTTCTTCGATTCATAGATCTCTCCAATGTCACATGGCGTCTTCCCTCCGTGTGCATCTAGACCAATACTCATGCAGTACCgcctcatcttaatttgattacGTGTTCAAAGCCCTGATAACCCAAGTAAGCTCACATTCGTAGGTACTGGGGGCTAGGACTTGAACAcgtcttttggggggacacagtgcAACCCACCATACTTAGGTGTACAAAAccaatatttttcctcctttctttctcctattttatATACAGAATGTTGGTCGttctttgagtcttctcttttctctgtattcATCAATCGAGTTATAGTTCAGTCAGTTTTGTTGGTGGTTGTTAACTTTACAATTCAGTCTCTCGGTTATAGAACATAACGATCAGGATTGTGGCTGAGCTAGAAGCAGAATTAATATCTCCCAGATGTGGCTATGGTAGCGGATAGGATTTTGCACTTTCTCTTTTTAGGGAGAGGGCGAGGGTGTCTTCATGGTAACAGAAATAGTTGCATGTGGCCAGGCAGACACATGATGTTGCTACCATTCTTATTATATGGTAGAATGGTGAGGATGGTGCCTGATAGCCAAAAAAGTCGGCCATTCTGGATATTTGTGGGAGACCGGTGGGAGATTAACTAAAGAGAGAAGAaggcatttgtttgtttgtttgtttcttgcttCTGATGAAGCTTCCAGAAGCTTCTGGGAGCCTACTGGGGCAAGGCAATTCTAGCAACTGTGGTCACAGAGCTCTGACTTTGGCAGTGGTGGTGGCCACAGTAGGTGACTCTGGGCCCCTGCATCTTCAGTGTGAGGATAGGCTCTCGGCTTACTTCATCTATTCCTTCTCTGATGGTCTTTCTCGCTATATGCCGATCTAAGTTTCTGACCCAGGTCATTCTCAGTCTTTCAGAAGGCTGTCTCATAACATTTCTTGCATGGCAGGTCTTCTTATGACAAATTTCCTTAATTATTATTGGTCTCAGAAAGtcattacttctttctttttgaaggatcatttcactggatatagaatccTAGGttggtggatttttttccttcaacattttaaatatttcacccCACTCTCCTGTTGCatggtttttgaaaaagaaatctgacATAATTTTGTCCTTGCTCCTCTAtaggtaagtttaaaaaaaaaaaatcttctcctTCTGGCATtccctcttcatttattttaaaccttttgTAATTGTTACACAGTTCTTAGATAGTctattctgtctttttaattttttttttctctttgcattacAGCTTTGGAAGTTTTTACTTACATATCTTCAAGCTCACGGATTCTTTCCTTAGCCATGTCCAGTTTCCTGATGAGCccatcaaagacattcttcatttttgttatgGTGTTTTTGATCCTTAGCACTTaacttttgattctttcttcGAGTTTTCATCTCTCTGTTTACATTGTCCATAtgttctttcacattttctccttttcctgtgAGAGCCCTTCACGTAttaatcacagttattttaaaattcccattcTGATCGTTCTCAAGTCTCTGTCACGTCAGAGTCTGATTCTGATGCTTCCTGGGTCTCTTTAGACCCTGGTTTTTGCCTCAGACTATgccatgtaatttttttgttcaaAGCTGGACATAATCTATGGGGGGAAAGAAACGGGGGCCGTTAGACCTTTAACACGAGGGTTTATGTGCATCTGGCCGGCAATCAGGCTGTGTTTGCTCTTTGCTGTAGTTGTCGTGTCAGAGGGTTAAGCTTTCTCTGGTGTCTTATTTTGTCCGCcctgttgtctttgggttttcctaGAGACTCCTCAAATAGGGTCTGAGGCTTGCAGGTCTTCCAGCTGTAATCCCCCGTTATTAAACAAGCCCTAATTGATGTGGTGGcaaggtgtgggggcagggacagtgtTCTGCAGTCCTGTTATGAGGTCTGCCTTCCAGGGAGCCTGAGCTGGGTATTTCCTTTCCCCCATGTCAAAGGCTAGAGGGgcctggagttgggtatttcccttcctgGGGTTGGTTATGTTCTGTAAAACCCCTGTGGGCCACATTTGGGTAAACAGTTTCTCTTGAGGGCAGGCTGCTTTGGGTTTCTTTCACAGTGTTTACTCCtctacccccaacccccaaccagAAGCTGAGGGGATTTTCCACCCATCCTCCCGGGTGCAGACCTGGTAGGGCTCCTGGAGTTTAAAACTCAggaaaatggggtggggggaccccCTCTAGGATTAGGCCGGGTAGAAGTTCTTAACCTCCAAACTGGGATACACTGAGCCTCCAATAATTTGTCAATTATTTGTCAATGTGTCAAGTTTCAAGTGTTCCTACAGATACTGCCTCCACATGTGgacttttgttccctgtaagctgtGATACTCGGTATCTGCCTGTTTGTCTGTCCAGTTTGGGGGGCTGCAgtttgctctgtgacctcagtTCTCTGGTGGGTCTCAGAAGAGCCACTGAATTTTagcttcttccatttcttttttttttttttctcagttccagtttaatagaaacaaaagacaaaaagtgaTGCCCTGTTACTGTACATAGCAGTTGGCCTGCCCCATAACAGCTCAGGCCCTTCTCTCCAGAGGAAGAAAGGCTGGCCTCCCCAACTGCTGCAGAAAAGGCCTGTTCTGTCCCCATGCCACATCTGCACAGAGTCTAAAGTTGTATGTTCTAAGCATGACAATAATAcaagagagattttgttttcatgtctacccactgcagcccagccctAAAACGACCCAGCGCTCACTTTTGCTTAgagaaatattctttgctcttctggACATCAGGCTTGATGGTATCACTGCCGGGATTCCAGCCAGCTGGGCATACTTCCCCATGCTTGTCAGTAAACTGGAAGGCCTGAACCAGTCGCAGAGTCTCATCCACAGAGCGGCCTTCAGGAAGGTCATTTACCGTGATCTGCCTAAGGATACCTTTATCATCAATGATCAAGAGGCCCCTGAACGAGATGCCTTCATCAGCCTTTAAGACTCCATAGTCCTGAGCGATGAATGGTACGCTTGGGGTCTGAAACCAAGGGGTGAcaactttcaaactttttttttttttaagatttatttatttgacagagagagaaagacagcgagagagggaacacaagcagggggagtgggagagggagaagcaggcttcccgtggagcagggagcccgatgcggggctcgatccctggaccctgggatcatgacctgagccgaaggcagacgcttaatgactgagccacccaggcacctcaactTTCAAGCTCTTTACAGGTTGGACTGGCAACTGGAAattcaaatacaatttttaagtgtatcttagaaaatctgaaaaatgcagaaaactattaagtagaaaataaaaatcaccaatgATTCCACCACACAAAGATACTCACTATTTGACTATGGGTGTATATTTTTTCTACGTCTATAATGTGTATGCATGTCTAATATATGTAATGTAATTTTTAAGAGAATGACGCCGTGCCATACATAGTTTCACAACTTTATTTACTCACAAAATACTATGTTGTATACTTCTCCATGTCAGCAAATGTTCTACATTTGTTTATTAATTGcaaatattgcaaaatatttagTCGTATTTAATTGGAGGTAACATAGCAGAGAGGTGAAGGTCATAAATGCTGGGATTGGATTGCCTGGCTCAAACTCTAGTTCTTCTGTTTACGAGCTTCATGGTCAtgggtaagttatttaacctctctatgcctccagttttctcacctgttAAATAGAAACAATAATCCTCACTGTTGTGAGATTCAGCAGGATAATAAAGATCGTTAGAACAATCAGAACAGTCACTTACGGGATCATTTATTACATGTCAATGgcaacattaattttaaaataatctattttgcATCTTGTTTgggtataaaaatgcaaaatattctaACTCATGCTCCTGTATACTTGCCCTGTAGTAATTTTCCCTGGGGGCAAGAGGGCATATTAGTGCTTGCTTCTCCTACATCTGTCATATTCTGTTGTGTTATTACtgcatcttttccattttaaagttaaTAACAATGTCTTAGTCAAACAAAGAAGCGTGCAGAAAAACactaagcacacacacacactaaatgaCACACACAAAGCAAGCGAACATAACCTTAAACAAAATATAACTTCAAGCTCTCAAACCCACGTTTTCCCCGAAGCTCAACATTTCTTCAGgtcattttgattttcttatgTTGTTAATATCTCACTGTCATGTAAAGTCTGTAGACACGAAGGATCCTTTTGTTTGTGAGTTTTATTTATAGAGCTTTTAAGATTATCCAAATGCAGCCAGTGGGAAGTTCCCTCATCTTTTGTAAGCACTGCTTCTCTGTGTGGCACAGGATATCAGTGTCTGTAAGCATATAGGACACCACTGCCCATTGGGCCCCACCAGTCTAATAAAAAAACTGAGTCTTATTTTCATGCCCCCCTTCCCGGACCTCCCACATTCAATTAGCCGCCAAGTTCTTGTGGGTTCTTCTTCCTCTGCGATGTCTTCCAAATCCATCTCTTCGCTACCATCTTAGCACAAGCCCCCATTCCTTGCCACCTGGCCTATTATGATAGTCTCGCCTTCAGATTTTCCCTCTTCAGAACCTCCCTCCACAACATTTTGGCCTGCCCCAAAGTCCTCACCTGGTCACGGAACTCTCTTGGTTACAGATGAAGTCCAAATGCTTttgtgtatcattcaaagctcacTCATATTCCTGTTCACATTTCCAGCGAAATCTTTGGACAGTTCTTCCCCTTCCCAGCTCACCGTCCAGGCGAGCCTGCCCCATGCTCCAACCCTACTCTTTTCCTCTACTCGGTCCTCCAAAGCCTGGCTCCATGTCGCTTTCTCCGGgaagatttcttttcccttttcctttttgggCAGAGTTAATTGCTTCATCCTTTGGGTACTTTGTCAGGGGGCTTCATCATAAATTGGCCCACCTGGTACCAACTTACAGAGTAgctgtgcatgtgcatgtgcagtGTACCCTGCTGAGTCTGagctctgagggcagggaccacacTGTCTTCCCCTTTGTGATCCCCCTTCACCTCCCAAACCCAAGGAAATAACATGGGGTCAATAAAGGGTTTTGAACAATTGGCAGTCATGCAAGCCCAACTTGAGAtgctgtatattctttttttaaaaaactaattaatttatttttagagagaggccagagagagagtgtgagcaggggtaggagcagagggaggaaagaatccacaagcagaagccccactgagtggggagccccgtgcaggactccgtcccaggaccctgagaccatgacctgagctgaaaccaagagtcagacacttaaccgactgagccacccagctgccccagagATGTTCTATattcttaaaggaaaacatagaactgattttaaagtttaatgtCTGTTGTTTTTGTCATCATTAAACTTCGGAGAGTTTCGGGGATGAAAAATTGTGTTTCACTGGGGCAGGATCATCGACTTAGTAGAAGATACTCTTACTGGCCTGAAAACAGCAGTTCT
Above is a window of Zalophus californianus isolate mZalCal1 chromosome 7, mZalCal1.pri.v2, whole genome shotgun sequence DNA encoding:
- the LOC113928011 gene encoding peroxiredoxin-1-like, which encodes MDLEDIAEEEEPTRTWRLIECEKTGGIERLNNLPMTMKLTPSVPFIAQDYGVLKADEGISFRGLLIIDDKGILRQITVNDLPEGRSVDETLRLVQAFQFTDKHGEVCPAGWNPGSDTIKPDVQKSKEYFSKQK